From a region of the Thermosipho melanesiensis BI429 genome:
- a CDS encoding [Fe-Fe] hydrogenase large subunit C-terminal domain-containing protein, whose product MEKYIISNDANCKYCYKCLRNCPVKSISFSENKSIVIDEQCIVCGTCIEICPQNAKNYKKDLDKLLLLFGNRFVVSIAPSFFAHFDNPFKVIAFLKKNGAIVNETSLGAEYVSREYEKFDKTVISTACPVVVELIEKYFPEKIDFLANVVSPAVAHAKILKKLYDFPLVFLGPCIAKKRELEGYFDVVITFEELEEVFDENFDEAFPDAPYPNMGRYYPITGGIIKNTNFQNHITIEGVENIKKFLSRLDVIDEKYFIEMSACVGGCIEGPCSRKDISLIEKKTRLLKSIKKLPKGDLTEFDIDLKRKFLSQKKEVQYSKEEIQKVLISMGKSDKSKELNCSACGYDTCQEKAIAVLEKKAEKEMCITYLIEKVSSVSNMLVEETPNLIIITHNGKIVYKNKVARLKFMSLSNVKIMELVKNINNNQIEEMEINGRRYKFLTKRFLLPENSGEVFILTDITKEIEQEEKMKMLKKQTIEKIEEVLNKQMLLAQEIASLLGESIAETKSHFVEFKKFMEE is encoded by the coding sequence ATGGAAAAGTATATTATTTCAAATGATGCGAATTGTAAATATTGCTACAAATGTTTAAGAAATTGTCCAGTGAAGTCCATATCGTTTTCTGAAAATAAATCAATAGTTATAGATGAACAATGTATAGTTTGTGGAACGTGTATAGAAATATGTCCACAAAACGCGAAAAATTACAAGAAAGATTTAGATAAATTGCTTTTGCTCTTTGGAAATAGATTTGTTGTTTCAATTGCCCCATCGTTTTTTGCGCATTTTGATAACCCATTTAAGGTAATTGCGTTTCTCAAAAAAAACGGAGCGATTGTTAATGAAACATCGCTTGGTGCCGAATATGTGTCAAGAGAATATGAAAAATTTGACAAAACAGTAATTTCAACTGCTTGTCCCGTTGTTGTAGAACTTATTGAAAAATACTTTCCAGAAAAAATAGACTTTTTGGCAAATGTTGTATCACCTGCAGTTGCACATGCAAAGATTTTAAAGAAACTTTATGATTTTCCTTTGGTATTTTTGGGTCCATGTATTGCTAAAAAAAGAGAGCTTGAAGGATATTTTGATGTGGTGATAACATTTGAGGAGCTTGAAGAAGTTTTTGATGAAAATTTTGATGAAGCATTTCCTGATGCACCATATCCAAATATGGGAAGGTATTATCCAATAACAGGTGGAATTATAAAAAACACTAATTTTCAAAATCACATTACAATAGAGGGTGTTGAAAATATTAAGAAGTTTTTATCTAGATTAGATGTGATAGATGAAAAGTATTTTATTGAAATGTCTGCATGTGTAGGGGGGTGTATTGAAGGTCCCTGTAGTAGAAAGGATATAAGTCTTATAGAGAAAAAAACGAGGCTTCTAAAAAGCATAAAAAAACTTCCAAAAGGTGATTTAACGGAATTTGATATAGATTTGAAAAGAAAATTTTTATCACAGAAAAAGGAAGTGCAATATTCAAAAGAAGAAATTCAAAAAGTTCTCATATCCATGGGAAAGTCTGACAAATCAAAGGAATTAAATTGTAGTGCATGTGGGTATGATACATGTCAAGAAAAGGCAATAGCGGTTTTAGAAAAAAAAGCAGAAAAAGAAATGTGTATTACATATCTAATTGAAAAGGTATCAAGTGTGAGTAATATGCTTGTTGAGGAAACGCCGAATTTAATAATTATCACTCATAATGGAAAGATAGTATACAAAAACAAAGTAGCAAGATTGAAATTTATGTCTCTTTCGAATGTAAAAATTATGGAACTTGTTAAAAACATTAATAATAACCAGATAGAAGAGATGGAAATTAATGGGAGAAGGTATAAATTTTTGACGAAAAGGTTTTTACTACCTGAAAACAGTGGAGAAGTATTTATATTAACTGATATAACAAAAGAAATAGAACAAGAAGAAAAGATGAAAATGTTGAAAAAACAAACCATAGAAAAGATAGAAGAAGTATTGAACAAGCAAATGCTTCTTGCACAGGAAATTGCAAGTCTTCTTGGAGAATCTATTGCGGAAACAAAATCTCACTTTGTGGAGTTCAAGAAATTTATGGAGGAATAA
- a CDS encoding (2Fe-2S) ferredoxin domain-containing protein — protein MRIRICMGSSCHLKGAYDVVKKIKELDIKNLKLYGSLCFGKCESGINIEIDGELVSHVSPENVQEIVKKFMKER, from the coding sequence ATGAGAATAAGGATTTGCATGGGAAGTTCTTGCCATTTGAAAGGTGCATATGATGTAGTAAAAAAAATAAAAGAGCTAGATATAAAAAATTTAAAGCTTTATGGTTCCCTCTGCTTTGGAAAGTGTGAAAGTGGAATAAACATTGAAATAGATGGTGAACTGGTATCGCATGTATCCCCGGAAAATGTTCAAGAGATTGTGAAAAAATTCATGAAAGAAAGGTAA
- a CDS encoding HD domain-containing phosphohydrolase gives MNNWKILLVDDEEDIHILTKIILKDIAFQNKNVKLISAYSAKQAKKILEKEPDIALAIVDIVMETESAGLELVRYIRETLKNDIMRIVIRTGQPGYAPPREVILKYDINDYREKSELSSNGLFTMIIARLREYAELKNLYEQRKLLERFSMLNPEDINSVNQLREKIENILNMPVKIIKSDFNVKNFVKISWIGKNKVIFNIKDENYIIDFATSPKNKGLISLVLEKLILDIENNMLYKEKIDTLYQIIYVLSEITETRSLETGEHVKRVSNITQMIAKNVFKDEEYVNLLSIAAMLHDIGKIGIPDKILNKPEKLSDSEWEIMKTHTEIGYNILKSVNSPLFNIAANIALYHHENWDGSGYPKGLKWGNIPIEARIVSIADVYDALSNDRIYRKAWPKDKVLRYIKENAGKKFDPRLVEIFFDEIGKFLHP, from the coding sequence ATGAATAATTGGAAGATATTACTTGTAGATGATGAAGAAGATATCCATATTTTAACGAAAATAATACTCAAAGATATAGCGTTTCAAAATAAAAATGTAAAACTAATCAGTGCATATTCTGCAAAACAAGCCAAAAAGATTTTGGAAAAAGAACCTGATATTGCTCTGGCCATAGTAGATATAGTTATGGAAACGGAATCAGCAGGTCTTGAACTTGTAAGGTATATACGTGAGACATTAAAGAATGACATAATGAGGATAGTTATAAGAACGGGACAACCTGGATATGCACCCCCAAGAGAAGTTATTTTAAAGTACGATATAAACGATTATAGAGAAAAAAGTGAATTATCAAGTAACGGACTTTTTACAATGATAATAGCAAGGCTTAGAGAATATGCGGAGCTAAAGAATCTGTATGAGCAAAGAAAGCTTTTAGAAAGATTTAGCATGTTGAATCCTGAAGATATCAATTCAGTAAATCAACTTAGAGAAAAGATAGAAAATATTTTGAACATGCCAGTAAAAATCATTAAAAGTGATTTTAATGTAAAAAACTTTGTAAAGATTTCGTGGATAGGCAAAAATAAAGTTATTTTCAATATAAAGGACGAAAATTATATAATAGATTTTGCAACGTCTCCAAAAAACAAAGGATTGATTTCACTTGTACTTGAAAAATTAATACTTGATATTGAAAATAACATGCTATATAAAGAAAAAATTGATACATTGTATCAGATAATATACGTACTCTCAGAAATTACAGAAACACGCTCTCTTGAAACGGGAGAGCATGTAAAAAGGGTAAGTAATATAACCCAGATGATCGCGAAAAATGTTTTTAAAGATGAAGAATATGTAAATTTGCTAAGTATTGCCGCGATGTTACATGATATTGGGAAGATAGGAATACCAGATAAAATACTTAATAAACCTGAAAAGCTTTCTGATTCAGAATGGGAAATAATGAAAACGCATACGGAGATAGGATACAATATACTTAAATCTGTTAATAGCCCTCTTTTTAATATTGCAGCAAATATTGCCCTTTACCACCATGAAAATTGGGATGGCAGCGGTTATCCAAAAGGGTTAAAATGGGGAAATATACCAATAGAAGCCAGAATTGTTTCAATAGCAGATGTTTACGATGCATTGAGTAATGATAGAATATATAGAAAAGCATGGCCAAAAGATAAAGTGTTGAGATATATTAAAGAAAATGCCGGAAAGAAATTTGACCCAAGACTAGTTGAAATATTTTTCGATGAAATAGGTAAATTTCTCCATCCATAA
- a CDS encoding sensor histidine kinase, producing the protein MNKKIVLVLICLATFLVILFYFCFWKEQIDEKVTAYTKSLEYPLWLLDESGIEQILNVIIEDKEILSVKIYNFNGNLLLEKNDGNFISFDYSIPIFFESVFLGNVVYEISYIRLLLTIIYIGSISLMFYIIVLLLLKNLATNKKLMDINEELFETNEELEENLKELERTQESLITSEKLAAIGKLMVSIAHDMNTPIGIIYTAATELENKLDDDNKELVNIIIKNAQKISQLIKSLKKTTFYEISNNKSYINIKELVEDIITTLSPKLKEKNIKAVLDIDDVEIYSNPGAISQIIMNIVSNAVVHAFDKSDNNILTILACRKSKNLEIIIKDNGKGIDEKLQRKIFEPFFSTKGVGSGLGLSIVHHLVTKVLNGAIFLESKKDEGTTFKIIIPIEVEDE; encoded by the coding sequence ATGAATAAAAAAATAGTTCTTGTTTTAATTTGTTTAGCTACATTTTTAGTAATTCTTTTTTATTTTTGCTTTTGGAAAGAGCAGATAGATGAAAAGGTAACGGCATATACAAAGTCTTTAGAATATCCTCTTTGGTTATTGGATGAATCAGGAATCGAACAAATATTAAATGTGATAATAGAGGATAAAGAAATTTTATCTGTGAAGATATATAACTTTAACGGAAACCTTCTGCTTGAAAAGAACGATGGAAATTTTATTTCATTTGACTATTCTATTCCTATATTTTTTGAAAGTGTATTTCTGGGAAATGTTGTGTATGAAATTTCATATATAAGGCTTTTATTAACGATTATTTATATTGGTTCAATTTCTCTTATGTTTTACATCATAGTCCTGCTTTTATTAAAGAATTTGGCGACAAATAAGAAGCTTATGGATATAAACGAAGAACTTTTTGAAACAAACGAAGAGTTAGAAGAAAATTTAAAAGAACTTGAAAGAACGCAAGAATCTCTCATTACATCCGAAAAACTTGCGGCAATTGGTAAATTAATGGTAAGTATAGCGCATGATATGAATACTCCAATTGGAATTATATATACAGCTGCAACAGAACTGGAAAATAAGCTAGATGATGATAATAAAGAATTGGTGAATATAATAATAAAGAATGCTCAAAAGATATCTCAACTTATAAAAAGTCTGAAAAAGACAACTTTTTATGAGATTTCAAATAACAAGTCATATATTAATATAAAGGAATTAGTTGAGGATATAATTACTACACTTTCACCAAAGTTAAAAGAGAAAAATATAAAAGCGGTGCTAGATATAGATGATGTTGAAATATACTCAAATCCTGGGGCAATTTCCCAAATTATAATGAACATAGTAAGTAATGCAGTAGTACATGCTTTTGATAAATCTGATAATAATATATTAACTATTTTAGCTTGCAGAAAGTCTAAAAACTTGGAGATAATAATAAAGGATAATGGAAAGGGAATTGATGAGAAATTGCAAAGAAAAATATTTGAACCATTTTTTTCAACAAAAGGAGTTGGTAGTGGTTTAGGACTAAGTATAGTCCATCATCTTGTGACTAAAGTATTAAATGGTGCTATATTTTTGGAAAGTAAAAAAGATGAAGGGACAACTTTTAAAATTATTATACCAATAGAGGTGGAAGATGAATAA
- a CDS encoding substrate-binding periplasmic protein, producing the protein MKKLILLLLIVSIFCFSLTLYTYPQNVVAKYIGVNKQLNGIACEFIKKLNEILKQYDIEIKFKDNVPKNLSQILSSLKSNEIQIFIGLAKSEDRSKNLKFTNYPLWSTQLGILSKSSNLEFTDKKFGIIKSTKTAEEVKKMIPQIVQKTYEDIEAAVNALLSDKVDYVIYNKGILSYYANLYNLRFLPLGTERYRQYIAFSKKVDDKIISIVDNALKEIFTSSVYKEIFERFPAFSPGNEVYFAIIQWPPYEYKENGVWKGIDYEIAKLAFQKLGFNLIIKEYPWTRCLELVKSKAFDGTMTLIITDERKEYMYYTSVPISYGVDVFFSLKNLPRQKIFLGYVNGYAYNEKVFKSGYKLMPVSSDYKGMELLSKQRIDVFVTNFCVGMFYAKKLGIDVEYSEPIAYFKYYLSFSRSFFGKYLSESISKIFKQFRKDGTYERIYEKYNLTFREDMLDE; encoded by the coding sequence TTGAAAAAATTAATTTTGTTGTTATTAATTGTTTCTATTTTTTGCTTTTCATTAACATTATATACCTACCCTCAAAATGTGGTTGCAAAATATATAGGGGTTAATAAGCAGTTGAATGGCATAGCGTGTGAGTTTATAAAAAAACTCAATGAGATTTTAAAACAGTACGATATAGAGATAAAGTTTAAGGATAATGTGCCAAAAAATCTTTCTCAAATCCTTTCTTCTCTTAAAAGTAATGAAATCCAAATTTTTATTGGTCTTGCAAAAAGCGAAGATAGATCAAAGAATTTAAAATTTACAAATTATCCTCTTTGGAGTACGCAGCTTGGAATTTTATCTAAGAGTAGTAATTTAGAATTTACAGATAAAAAATTTGGTATTATTAAATCTACTAAAACAGCTGAAGAGGTAAAAAAAATGATACCGCAAATAGTTCAAAAAACTTATGAAGATATAGAAGCTGCAGTGAATGCTCTTTTATCGGATAAAGTAGACTATGTAATTTACAACAAAGGAATTTTAAGTTACTATGCAAATTTATACAACCTTAGATTTTTGCCCCTAGGTACTGAAAGATATAGGCAATATATTGCGTTTTCAAAAAAAGTAGATGACAAAATAATCTCAATAGTAGATAATGCTCTAAAAGAGATATTTACTTCTTCTGTGTACAAAGAAATATTTGAAAGATTTCCTGCATTTTCGCCGGGAAATGAAGTATATTTTGCAATTATTCAATGGCCTCCATACGAATACAAAGAAAATGGTGTTTGGAAGGGGATAGATTATGAAATAGCAAAGTTGGCATTTCAAAAATTAGGTTTTAATTTAATTATTAAAGAGTATCCTTGGACGAGATGTCTTGAGCTTGTGAAATCAAAGGCCTTTGATGGTACAATGACTTTAATAATTACAGATGAAAGAAAAGAGTATATGTATTATACATCCGTTCCAATAAGTTATGGTGTAGATGTTTTTTTCTCTTTAAAAAACTTGCCTCGTCAAAAGATATTTCTTGGATATGTTAATGGATATGCATACAATGAAAAGGTTTTTAAATCTGGATATAAATTAATGCCTGTTAGTTCAGATTACAAGGGTATGGAACTACTTTCCAAACAAAGGATAGACGTGTTTGTTACAAATTTTTGTGTTGGAATGTTTTACGCAAAAAAGCTTGGAATAGATGTAGAGTATTCAGAGCCTATAGCGTATTTTAAGTATTATTTATCGTTTTCGAGAAGTTTTTTTGGAAAGTACTTATCCGAAAGCATTTCGAAAATTTTTAAGCAATTTCGAAAAGATGGAACTTATGAAAGAATATACGAAAAGTACAATTTAACTTTCCGGGAGGATATGCTAGATGAATAA
- a CDS encoding amidohydrolase: protein MVLLKNGTIYPITNKPFKGDILIDGGIIKEIGENIEVKDAEVIDVSGRYIFPGFIDAHSHIGVFEEGVGEFYYQDGNEYSEPLTPHVRALDAFYPGDSAIRRALSGGVTTAMVVPGSANPIGGQGFILKFKSDIVDEMVIRQPAGLKMAFGENPKRVYGSKGKMPTTRLGVAAVIREYFTRVKDYMKKREEDPKTPIDFKLEIGVKVLKREIPARCHAHRADDIVTAIRIAEEFNFDIVIEHATEGYKIANFLKQKKIPVVLGPLFGFRTKLELIDMTYEAIKIINEHGILAALMCDHPVIHLEHANIQAATALRYGAKEEDLLKMLTINPAKILKIDNRVGSLEKGKDADIVVWNTHPFDFRAKAEMVFIEGKVVYRE from the coding sequence ATGGTGTTGTTGAAAAACGGAACAATTTATCCAATAACAAACAAACCATTTAAAGGGGATATTTTGATTGATGGTGGAATAATAAAAGAAATTGGTGAGAATATTGAGGTGAAAGATGCTGAGGTTATTGATGTAAGTGGAAGATACATTTTTCCAGGATTTATTGACGCCCATTCTCATATTGGTGTCTTTGAAGAAGGGGTAGGTGAATTTTATTATCAAGATGGAAATGAATATTCAGAGCCATTAACCCCACATGTAAGAGCACTCGATGCGTTTTATCCAGGCGATAGTGCAATAAGAAGGGCGTTATCTGGCGGTGTTACGACTGCTATGGTAGTACCTGGAAGTGCAAATCCTATTGGTGGTCAGGGGTTTATACTAAAATTTAAGTCAGACATTGTAGATGAAATGGTTATACGACAACCTGCGGGGTTAAAGATGGCGTTTGGTGAGAACCCGAAAAGGGTATATGGTTCAAAGGGGAAAATGCCTACGACGAGATTGGGTGTTGCGGCAGTTATTAGGGAATATTTTACAAGGGTAAAAGATTATATGAAGAAAAGGGAAGAAGATCCAAAAACACCAATTGATTTTAAGTTGGAAATAGGTGTAAAAGTTCTAAAAAGAGAAATTCCCGCAAGGTGTCATGCACATAGAGCGGATGATATTGTAACTGCAATTAGAATAGCAGAAGAGTTTAATTTTGACATAGTTATTGAACATGCTACAGAGGGATATAAGATAGCAAACTTTTTAAAACAAAAGAAAATACCTGTGGTGTTAGGACCACTATTTGGTTTTAGAACAAAGCTTGAACTTATTGATATGACTTATGAAGCTATAAAAATAATAAACGAGCATGGAATACTCGCTGCATTGATGTGTGATCATCCTGTTATTCATCTTGAACATGCGAACATACAAGCTGCTACCGCTCTTAGATACGGTGCAAAAGAAGAAGATCTTCTGAAAATGCTTACTATAAATCCAGCAAAAATACTAAAAATTGATAATAGGGTAGGATCTTTAGAAAAGGGAAAGGATGCAGATATTGTAGTTTGGAATACACATCCTTTTGATTTTAGGGCCAAAGCTGAAATGGTATTTATTGAAGGAAAAGTTGTATATAGAGAGTAA